One genomic region from Thermoplasma sp. Kam2015 encodes:
- a CDS encoding geranylgeranyl reductase family protein: MKDVIVIGAGPSGSFAAHRLAKAGFSVDLLEEHREVGKPVECTGLVSQRVLQYVRTKSIAGTVRGANIFFPSGKSLHIEKEDRTIVLFRDSFDKDVAAMAIGSGSNIRINARAISVKEHDDHVTVRFRENGNLKEEDARIAVGADGINSIVRRDVYGLRQKHVVSTLQYDMASRIEDEDSVNVYLGSKYTHGFFGWAVPGGDIIRVGTGSYRSSARQYMDNLSVRFGENRVLAITGAGIPIRMAEFLNTRRTVLVGDAGGIVKPLSGGGIYTGIFSSDVASKYISEALEDDRPEKILRKYDREIRSTIGKELKKDAIVQSIYSRISDRSFDRIYNMISSEKIIDVINRSGDIDYPSTVIIKVLIRNPGILYSMWK, encoded by the coding sequence GTGAAGGACGTAATCGTAATAGGGGCGGGCCCCTCAGGTTCCTTTGCGGCGCATAGGCTGGCAAAGGCAGGCTTCAGCGTCGATCTTCTTGAAGAGCATAGAGAGGTAGGGAAGCCTGTGGAATGCACCGGGCTTGTCTCGCAGCGCGTCCTTCAGTATGTTAGAACGAAGAGCATAGCCGGAACGGTCAGGGGCGCAAACATTTTCTTCCCCAGCGGAAAGAGCCTGCATATAGAGAAGGAAGATCGCACCATAGTGCTGTTCAGGGACTCCTTTGACAAGGATGTTGCAGCCATGGCCATAGGGTCAGGTTCAAATATAAGGATCAATGCGCGTGCGATCTCGGTGAAGGAACATGACGATCATGTCACCGTAAGATTCAGAGAAAACGGAAACCTGAAGGAGGAAGATGCGAGAATTGCTGTCGGTGCGGACGGCATCAACAGCATCGTAAGGCGCGATGTCTACGGCTTGAGGCAGAAGCATGTCGTTTCCACGCTCCAGTATGATATGGCCTCTAGGATCGAAGACGAAGATTCGGTAAACGTGTATCTCGGATCGAAATACACGCATGGATTTTTCGGATGGGCCGTCCCTGGTGGCGATATCATCAGGGTCGGAACGGGAAGCTACAGATCCTCCGCTCGCCAGTATATGGATAATCTGTCAGTCAGATTTGGAGAAAACAGGGTTCTGGCAATAACCGGGGCCGGTATACCCATAAGGATGGCGGAATTCCTGAACACACGCAGAACCGTTCTTGTGGGGGACGCAGGAGGAATCGTTAAACCTCTATCCGGCGGCGGAATATACACTGGAATATTCTCATCTGATGTTGCCTCGAAATATATATCAGAGGCTCTAGAGGACGACAGACCAGAAAAGATCCTCAGGAAATACGACAGGGAGATAAGATCGACCATAGGGAAGGAGCTGAAGAAGGATGCTATCGTGCAGAGCATATACTCAAGGATCAGCGATAGATCCTTTGACAGGATATACAACATGATATCAAGCGAGAAGATAATAGACGTCATAAACAGAAGCGGCGATATAGATTACCCTTCCACTGTAATAATTAAAGTACTCATCAGGAATCCCGGAATACTGTATTCCATGTGGAAGTAG